A stretch of the Acyrthosiphon pisum isolate AL4f chromosome A2, pea_aphid_22Mar2018_4r6ur, whole genome shotgun sequence genome encodes the following:
- the LOC103308875 gene encoding forkhead box protein D3-B: MCSRAAITSSADDQLQQTSESGAAAAAADSSQQANLNRYRLHLYNYALQAERLRLSGGWGAVCPVYPAAAAAIYQPRFPVALFHPNGGGGVAGGLQAADEPKPQHSYIGLIAMAILGSAEGKLVLSDIYQYILDNYPYFRTRGPGWRNSIRHNLSLNDCFVKAGRSANGKGHYWAIHPANVDDFKKGDFRRRKAQRKVRRHMGLAVDDDGNDSPSPPPPPPPPPPPQTMQQQHHHHLHHHVQQHHHQQSQHLHHQQQQRSPPALWQSSTAGHPHHPFYFQPVVPQPTAILQQQQLQQQSAALLVPARAQKRQFDVASLLAPDPPKRMLQQLHRDDPMMALTSTTGAGSSDDDDETMTCGGRNSVSGVWEPAGLLQRYYEQQLQAAHRLHAFRQSLGLQRMIGGGPWPTVIVQDRNQTPTPPSLQPYTEATTPTPDDTVCKTELVD, from the coding sequence ATGTGCAGCAGGGCAGCCATCACCTCGTCCGCGGACGATCAGCTGCAGCAGACCTCGGAATCCGGCGCCGCTGCCGCAGCCGCAGACTCGTCCCAGCAGGCAAACCTTAACCGGTACCGGTTGCATCTCTACAATTACGCGCTGCAGGCAGAACGGCTGCGGCTGTCGGGTGGATGGGGCGCCGTGTGCCCGGTTTATCCGGCAGCGGCCGCGGCCATCTACCAGCCACGGTTTCCCGTAGCGCTGTTCCACCccaacggcggcggcggcgtggcCGGCGGACTGCAGGCGGCCGACGAGCCCAAGCCGCAGCACAGCTATATCGGACTGATCGCCATGGCCATACTCGGGTCGGCCGAGGGTAAGCTCGTGCTGTCCGACATCTACCAGTATATACTGGACAACTACCCTTACTTCCGGACCCGGGGCCCAGGCTGGCGCAACTCGATCCGGCACAACCTATCACTCAACGACTGTTTTGTCAAGGCCGGCCGGTCGGCCAACGGCAAGGGCCACTACTGGGCCATACACCCGGCCAACGTGGACGACTTCAAGAAGGGCGATTTCAGGCGCCGGAAGGCCCAACGAAAGGTTCGTCGGCACATGGGCCTGGCTGTGGACGACGACGGCAACGACTCGCCGAGTCCACCGCCACCtccaccgccaccaccgccgccgcagaCTATGCAGCAGCAGCACCACCATCACCTGCACCATCATGTGCAGCAGCATCACCACCAGCAGTCACAACATCTGCACCACCAGCAACAGCAGAGGTCGCCACCGGCCTTGTGGCAGTCGTCCACGGCTGGTCACCCGCATCACCCGTTCTACTTCCAACCGGTCGTCCCGCAACCCACGGCCAttctgcagcagcagcagttgCAGCAACAGTCCGCGGCGCTCTTGGTGCCTGCCAGGGCACAGAAGCGGCAGTTCGACGTCGCGTCGCTGCTGGCGCCAGACCCGCCGAAGCGCATGTTGCAGCAGTTGCACCGGGACGATCCGATGATGGCGCTGACCTCGACCACCGGTGCCGGAAGtagcgacgacgacgacgaaacgATGACGTGCGGCGGCCGGAACAGCGTCAGTGGCGTCTGGGAACCGGCGGGCCTGCTGCAGCGGTATTACGAGCAGCAACTGCAGGCTGCGCACCGATTGCACGCGTTCCGCCAGTCTTTAGGCCTGCAGAGGATGATCGGAGGTGGCCCGTGGCCCACCGTTATCGTTCAGGACCGCAACCAGACGCCCACGCCACCCTCGCTGCAGCCGTACACCGAGGCCACCACCCCGACGCCCGACGACACCGTCTGCAAAACCGAACTAGTCGACTGA